One stretch of Micromonospora cremea DNA includes these proteins:
- a CDS encoding PadR family transcriptional regulator, whose product MSVPLTLLGLLDREPSHGYDLKREYDTYFGRGKPLPFGQVYSTLSRLARDGKVVISEVGPGEGPDRKRYIITDLGATEVEQWLTQPVEPEPHLQTVLFAKVVLALMLDRPADEYLDTQRSAHLQRMRELTEIKRTGNLVDALLADHGLYHLEADLRWIEMTGARLDSLKKAVRP is encoded by the coding sequence ATGAGCGTTCCCCTCACCCTCCTCGGCCTGCTCGATCGCGAGCCCAGCCACGGGTACGACCTCAAGCGCGAGTACGACACCTACTTCGGCCGCGGTAAGCCGCTGCCGTTCGGGCAGGTCTACTCGACCCTCAGCCGCCTGGCTCGCGACGGCAAGGTGGTGATCAGCGAGGTCGGCCCCGGCGAAGGACCCGACCGCAAGCGCTACATCATCACCGACCTGGGCGCGACCGAGGTCGAGCAGTGGCTGACCCAGCCGGTCGAGCCGGAACCGCACCTGCAGACCGTCCTCTTCGCCAAGGTCGTGCTCGCGCTGATGCTGGACCGCCCGGCCGACGAATACCTCGACACCCAGCGCAGCGCGCACCTGCAGCGGATGCGTGAGCTCACCGAGATCAAGCGCACCGGCAACCTCGTCGACGCACTGCTCGCCGACCACGGCCTGTACCACCTGGAGGCGGACCTCAGGTGGATCGAGATGACCGGCGCCCGGCTGGACTCCCTGAAGAAAGCGGTACGGCCATGA
- a CDS encoding pyridoxal-phosphate dependent enzyme: MSGPIVPLALGTWPTPVEPMPRLATALGLGRDDLLVKRDDLTGLGGGGNKIRKLEWTVAEALANDADTLVTTGAPQSNHARLTAAAAARLGLRAVLVFPGEPPVARTGNLVLDAFLGAEVVFTGVQGQPALADAATRVCDRLRSEGARPALIPFGGSTALAARGYAQCGEELLSQVPDLRTAVVALGSGATMAGLVASLGPDRTLGVDVGAVVDPRQRVASFVTPLSPNVRAEDLRVDRDQVGSGYASLTATVQEALTLVARLEGIILDPTYTGRAMAGLIAAIRRGEIEPGDTTVFIHTGGLPGLFGHPEIPAYAESLAPGR; this comes from the coding sequence ATGTCCGGACCGATCGTTCCGCTCGCGCTCGGCACGTGGCCCACACCGGTGGAGCCGATGCCCCGCCTGGCCACCGCGCTCGGGCTCGGTCGCGATGACCTGCTCGTCAAGAGGGACGACCTCACCGGCCTCGGCGGCGGCGGCAACAAGATCCGCAAGTTGGAGTGGACGGTCGCCGAAGCACTCGCGAATGACGCCGACACGCTGGTCACCACGGGGGCGCCACAGAGCAACCACGCCCGGCTCACCGCCGCGGCCGCCGCGCGCCTCGGCCTGCGCGCCGTGCTGGTGTTCCCGGGTGAACCGCCGGTGGCTCGAACCGGCAACCTCGTTCTGGATGCGTTCCTCGGCGCCGAGGTCGTCTTCACCGGTGTGCAGGGTCAGCCGGCGCTCGCAGACGCCGCCACGCGGGTGTGCGACCGGCTGCGTTCCGAAGGTGCACGCCCCGCCCTCATCCCGTTCGGCGGGTCCACCGCGTTGGCGGCCCGCGGTTACGCACAGTGCGGCGAGGAGTTGCTGTCCCAGGTGCCCGACCTGCGTACCGCCGTGGTCGCGCTCGGCTCGGGCGCAACGATGGCCGGGCTCGTCGCGAGCCTGGGCCCGGATCGCACGCTGGGCGTCGACGTGGGGGCGGTGGTCGACCCCCGGCAGCGCGTCGCGTCGTTCGTCACCCCGCTCTCGCCGAATGTTCGTGCCGAAGACCTGCGGGTCGACCGTGACCAGGTCGGCAGCGGCTACGCGAGCCTGACCGCGACGGTCCAGGAGGCGCTGACGCTCGTCGCCCGGCTCGAGGGGATCATCCTCGACCCCACGTACACCGGGCGCGCGATGGCGGGGCTCATCGCGGCGATCCGGCGAGGCGAGATCGAACCGGGCGACACGACGGTCTTCATCCACACGGGCGGGCTTCCCGGGCTGTTCGGGCACCCCGAGATTCCCGCGTACGCCGAAAGCCTCGCGCCTGGACGATAG
- a CDS encoding low temperature requirement protein A, translated as MTSSPLPRILRRRGEPEFPTFLELFFDLVYIFMFSRLAAGLVNDLSARNAAQTAVLLLAAWWVWVLTAWLTDLFNPRLPLVQATVLLVMFGTLLMAIAIPRAFGTHGWLFVAAYFAIHLVRDSVLIPGTRMNRPIQARSIRVFFWFGVTVGPWVAGALVDGTARLVLWSIAVAVDLGSARIGWPTPRLGRTELASQIFTGAHLSERHRQIFIISLGELVLTVGMGLAASDFEASRVAACTIALANALLLFQMYFHRIRQLLAPDAVSMVERVRSGTATSYTHLVMVAGVVVISAGDTLVIDRPFGEAPPGWIVVILGGPALFLLGGCLFDFVVTGRILWPRVLGIVVLGAVGPAMPLLPPLAIMIVANLVLLLTLIVETVAPRSRLTSAPLPAG; from the coding sequence GTGACGTCGAGTCCGCTACCCCGGATTCTTCGCCGCCGCGGCGAGCCCGAGTTTCCGACCTTCCTGGAGCTCTTCTTCGATCTGGTCTACATCTTCATGTTCTCCCGGCTCGCCGCCGGGCTGGTGAACGACCTCAGCGCCCGCAACGCGGCGCAGACCGCCGTCCTGCTGCTGGCCGCATGGTGGGTCTGGGTGCTGACCGCGTGGCTCACCGACCTGTTCAACCCGCGGTTGCCGCTGGTCCAGGCCACCGTTCTCCTGGTCATGTTCGGCACACTGTTGATGGCCATCGCGATCCCGAGGGCCTTCGGCACACACGGGTGGCTCTTCGTCGCGGCGTACTTCGCCATCCACTTGGTCCGGGATTCCGTTCTCATTCCCGGCACCCGCATGAACCGGCCGATCCAGGCCAGGAGCATCCGCGTCTTCTTCTGGTTCGGCGTCACCGTCGGGCCATGGGTGGCCGGAGCCCTCGTGGACGGCACGGCCAGGCTGGTGCTCTGGTCCATCGCGGTCGCGGTCGACCTCGGGTCGGCCCGGATCGGTTGGCCGACACCGAGGCTCGGTCGGACCGAACTCGCCAGCCAGATCTTCACCGGTGCCCACCTGTCCGAACGGCACCGGCAGATCTTCATCATCTCTCTCGGCGAGTTGGTCCTGACCGTCGGTATGGGGTTGGCCGCCAGCGACTTCGAGGCCAGCCGGGTGGCGGCGTGCACTATCGCGCTCGCCAACGCGCTCCTGCTGTTCCAGATGTACTTCCACCGGATTCGACAGCTGCTGGCACCGGACGCCGTCTCGATGGTGGAGCGGGTCCGCTCCGGCACCGCCACCTCGTACACCCACCTGGTCATGGTGGCGGGGGTGGTGGTCATCTCGGCCGGCGACACGCTCGTCATCGACCGTCCGTTCGGGGAGGCGCCGCCAGGCTGGATCGTCGTCATCCTGGGTGGGCCCGCCTTGTTCCTGCTCGGCGGCTGTCTGTTCGACTTCGTGGTCACCGGTCGGATCCTCTGGCCACGGGTGCTGGGGATCGTCGTGCTGGGCGCCGTCGGACCCGCGATGCCGCTGCTGCCACCGCTCGCCATCATGATCGTGGCGAACCTGGTCCTGCTGCTCACGCTGATCGTCGAGACGGTGGCCCCCCGCTCGCGACTGACCAGCGCTCCGCTGCCCGCCGGGTGA
- a CDS encoding ABC transporter ATP-binding protein, whose product MTIAIEARNVVFSFGQTPALRGASIAVDEGEIVAIMGASGSGKSTLLHCLAGILVPDSGEVLFDGARVDSMTEARRSSLRRDRFGFVFQFGQLVPELTTAENVALPLLLNGTRRAEALRKAYGWFERLGLEGLEQRRSGELSGGQAQRVALARGLVAGPEVLFADEPTGALDSLTGEQVMDLLVTAAREQGTTVILVTHEPRVAAYADREVIVRDGRVNAPDRIAS is encoded by the coding sequence ATGACCATCGCGATCGAAGCGAGGAACGTCGTCTTCTCGTTCGGCCAGACACCCGCGCTCCGGGGCGCCAGCATCGCCGTGGACGAGGGCGAGATCGTCGCGATCATGGGGGCCAGCGGCTCGGGTAAGTCGACGTTGCTGCACTGCCTGGCCGGCATCCTGGTTCCGGATTCCGGCGAGGTCCTGTTCGACGGGGCCCGGGTCGACTCCATGACTGAGGCCCGGCGCAGCAGCCTGCGCCGGGACCGCTTCGGGTTCGTCTTCCAGTTCGGTCAGCTCGTTCCCGAGTTGACCACCGCGGAGAACGTGGCCCTGCCGCTGCTGCTCAACGGCACCCGCAGGGCCGAGGCGCTGCGCAAGGCGTACGGCTGGTTCGAGCGGCTCGGCCTGGAAGGGCTGGAGCAGCGCCGGTCCGGCGAGCTCTCCGGAGGGCAGGCCCAGCGGGTCGCCCTCGCCCGAGGTCTGGTCGCCGGGCCGGAGGTCCTCTTCGCCGACGAGCCGACCGGTGCGCTCGACTCGCTCACCGGCGAGCAGGTCATGGATCTGCTGGTCACCGCGGCCCGTGAGCAGGGCACGACGGTCATCCTGGTCACCCACGAACCACGGGTCGCCGCGTACGCCGACCGTGAGGTCATCGTGCGCGACGGCCGCGTGAACGCGCCGGACCGGATCGCGTCATGA
- a CDS encoding isocitrate lyase/PEP mutase family protein, with amino-acid sequence MTAATFRALHHGRATGDPLVLPGPWDAASARVLADAGFPALATPSAGIAASLGYEDGATPPDEMFAAVARIVRAVSVPVSADVEGGYGLAPKELVERILETGAVGCNLEDSEGHATLKDPQRHADWLAEVRAEAGDALFINARVDTFLVGTGEPADALARARLYLAAGADCVYPLLAPPEVLPLLREGIEGPINMAAEPDRESVAELGRLGATRITFGPGMQRYAARTIGDLAAALRV; translated from the coding sequence ATGACCGCCGCCACCTTCCGCGCCCTGCATCACGGCCGCGCTACCGGCGACCCGCTCGTCCTGCCGGGGCCGTGGGACGCGGCCAGCGCCCGGGTCCTCGCCGACGCCGGCTTTCCCGCGCTCGCCACACCGAGCGCCGGGATCGCCGCCTCGCTCGGCTACGAGGACGGCGCCACCCCGCCCGACGAGATGTTCGCCGCGGTGGCGAGGATCGTCCGGGCCGTTTCCGTGCCCGTGTCCGCCGACGTCGAGGGCGGTTACGGCCTCGCACCGAAGGAGCTCGTCGAGCGGATCCTGGAGACCGGCGCCGTCGGCTGCAATCTGGAAGACTCCGAGGGTCACGCCACGCTCAAGGACCCTCAGCGGCACGCGGACTGGCTGGCCGAGGTGCGCGCCGAGGCGGGTGACGCGCTCTTCATCAACGCGCGCGTCGACACCTTCCTGGTAGGGACGGGTGAGCCGGCCGACGCGTTGGCCCGCGCCCGTCTGTACCTGGCCGCCGGCGCCGACTGCGTGTACCCGCTCCTGGCGCCGCCCGAGGTGCTCCCGCTCCTGCGGGAGGGCATCGAGGGCCCGATCAACATGGCTGCCGAGCCGGACAGGGAGTCCGTGGCCGAGCTGGGACGGCTGGGCGCCACGCGTATCACCTTCGGCCCGGGGATGCAGCGGTACGCGGCGCGGACGATCGGCGACCTCGCGGCGGCGCTGCGGGTCTGA
- a CDS encoding low temperature requirement protein A, producing MAAESDARSADPGRKNPAHPAFLELFFDLVYVFALISLAEKLANELTWTGAAQTLVLLLAFTFIWALTAWSGDTLDRARSALQVQFIGTMAASLLLAATVADAYGSRGLLFASTYLAIHLGSSVYLMLVVREPVQRRRCSRILFWEVVAGIGWIGGAFLGDTARLVLWAVAVGIEYAAAALGWPVPGMGRSRSEEWRLAGERLSERYRQFVIVALGVSIFAVAEAFSDSDYRAPRVWALVVVFLIVVLMWRIYIYRAGEMLTEAIAKSTRPSLLGQSAAVTHLIMVAGIGGAAVTGTLVVDRPFGETPPSWAVVILGGPALFLLGRGVLDYTVFGRVSRSRLAGLVLLGGVAPVTYLLPPLVVALLAMIVLALVAVANLLSTRLHPRTAAPPALR from the coding sequence ATGGCTGCGGAGAGCGACGCCCGGTCGGCGGACCCCGGCCGGAAGAATCCGGCGCATCCGGCATTCCTGGAGTTGTTCTTCGACCTGGTCTACGTCTTCGCGCTGATCTCCCTCGCCGAGAAGTTGGCCAACGAGCTCACCTGGACGGGTGCCGCCCAGACCCTGGTGCTGCTGCTCGCGTTCACGTTCATCTGGGCGTTGACCGCGTGGTCGGGTGACACGCTCGACCGGGCCCGGTCAGCGCTCCAGGTGCAGTTCATCGGGACGATGGCGGCAAGCCTGCTGCTGGCGGCCACGGTTGCCGACGCGTACGGCAGCCGCGGCCTGCTGTTCGCGAGCACGTACCTGGCGATCCACCTGGGCTCCAGCGTCTACCTCATGCTGGTCGTGCGGGAGCCGGTCCAGCGGCGGAGGTGCAGCCGGATCCTGTTCTGGGAGGTCGTCGCCGGGATCGGGTGGATCGGTGGGGCATTCCTCGGCGACACGGCTCGCCTGGTGCTCTGGGCGGTGGCCGTCGGGATCGAGTACGCCGCGGCCGCGCTCGGCTGGCCCGTGCCAGGAATGGGGCGTTCGCGCTCGGAGGAGTGGAGGCTGGCCGGTGAGAGGCTCTCCGAGCGGTACCGCCAGTTCGTCATCGTCGCGCTCGGCGTATCGATTTTCGCGGTCGCCGAAGCCTTCAGCGACAGCGACTACAGGGCTCCGCGGGTCTGGGCGCTCGTGGTCGTTTTCCTGATCGTGGTGCTGATGTGGCGGATCTACATCTACCGGGCCGGAGAAATGCTGACCGAGGCGATCGCCAAGTCGACGAGACCCTCACTGCTCGGCCAGTCCGCCGCGGTCACTCACCTGATCATGGTGGCCGGCATCGGGGGTGCGGCGGTCACCGGCACGCTCGTGGTCGATCGGCCGTTCGGTGAGACCCCACCGTCCTGGGCCGTGGTCATCCTCGGCGGCCCGGCTCTCTTCCTGCTCGGCCGTGGGGTGCTGGACTACACCGTGTTCGGTCGGGTGTCCAGGTCGCGGCTGGCTGGTCTGGTCCTGCTGGGCGGGGTGGCACCGGTGACGTACCTGCTGCCGCCGCTCGTGGTCGCCCTCCTCGCCATGATCGTTCTGGCCCTGGTCGCCGTGGCGAATCTGCTGAGCACCCGGCTGCACCCCCGAACGGCGGCACCACCGGCGCTGCGCTGA
- a CDS encoding glycerol-3-phosphate dehydrogenase/oxidase: MKTSLTVSRRERDLTELAAGAPVDVLVVGLGVTGAGVALDAASRGLSVVAVDADDLAHGTSRWSSKLIHGGLRYLAHGQVGIAYESAAERHLLLTRTAPHLTRPLPMLLPATAYTSRWQAGAAAAGLHAGDLLRTCAGTSRRTLPGTRRLGSAEARAMAPALRPGGLRGAHLSWDGQLCDDARLVVGLARAAAAHSARILTRCRAISLHREGATIEDTRTGARMHVAARAVINATGVWASSLTPHVHLRPSRGTHIVLSAARLGGLWAGLTIPVPGEFTRYVFALPQTDGLVYAGLTDEPVSGPVPDVPQPTDADIAFLLDVLNSVLDQPLQPTDVLGAYAGLRPLLADADTRTADLSRRHAVIDDPDGIISVIGGKLTTYRRMAQDAVDTAIRQRRLAAGRCRTRRLPLPGAASRAQLARVPAPRRLIHRYGTEAVNVLADAPTELRQPIGPDIPVTGAELLWAARHELALTVDDLLDRRTRIGLVPAHREAALPTARDVLALAAEA, translated from the coding sequence GTGAAAACCTCGCTGACCGTCTCCCGCCGGGAACGTGACCTCACCGAGCTGGCCGCCGGGGCGCCCGTCGACGTCCTGGTGGTCGGGCTGGGCGTCACCGGCGCCGGAGTGGCGCTCGACGCCGCGAGCCGTGGACTGTCCGTGGTCGCCGTCGACGCCGACGACCTGGCCCACGGCACCTCCCGGTGGAGCTCCAAACTGATCCACGGGGGCCTGCGATATCTCGCACACGGCCAGGTCGGCATCGCCTACGAGAGCGCCGCCGAGCGCCACCTGCTGCTCACTCGCACCGCGCCGCACCTGACGCGCCCGTTGCCGATGCTGCTCCCGGCGACCGCGTACACCAGCCGTTGGCAGGCGGGTGCCGCGGCGGCCGGCCTGCACGCCGGAGACCTGCTGCGCACCTGCGCCGGAACCTCCCGACGGACTCTGCCCGGAACGCGCCGGCTCGGCTCGGCCGAGGCGCGCGCGATGGCACCCGCCCTGCGGCCGGGCGGCCTGCGCGGTGCACACCTGTCCTGGGACGGCCAGCTCTGCGACGACGCTCGCCTCGTCGTCGGCCTCGCGCGCGCCGCCGCGGCGCACTCCGCCCGCATCCTGACCCGCTGCCGGGCGATCAGCCTGCACCGGGAGGGCGCCACCATCGAGGACACCCGCACCGGGGCACGCATGCACGTCGCCGCCCGAGCCGTCATCAACGCCACGGGCGTGTGGGCCAGCAGCCTGACTCCACACGTACACCTGCGTCCGTCCCGCGGAACCCACATCGTCCTGTCCGCCGCCCGTCTGGGCGGGCTCTGGGCCGGCCTCACCATCCCGGTCCCCGGCGAGTTCACCCGCTACGTCTTCGCCCTGCCCCAGACCGACGGCCTGGTGTACGCCGGGCTGACCGACGAGCCGGTGAGCGGACCGGTCCCCGATGTGCCGCAACCCACCGACGCCGACATCGCGTTCCTGCTCGACGTCCTCAACAGCGTCCTCGATCAGCCGCTACAACCCACCGACGTCCTCGGTGCCTACGCCGGGCTACGGCCGCTGCTCGCCGACGCCGACACCCGAACCGCCGACCTGTCCCGCCGACACGCCGTCATCGACGATCCCGACGGGATCATCAGCGTGATCGGCGGCAAGCTCACCACCTACCGCCGGATGGCCCAGGACGCCGTCGACACCGCCATCCGTCAGCGCCGCCTCGCTGCCGGCCGGTGCCGCACCCGCCGCCTCCCGCTGCCCGGCGCGGCGAGCAGGGCGCAGCTGGCCCGAGTCCCCGCGCCACGCCGGCTCATCCACCGGTACGGCACCGAGGCCGTCAACGTCCTGGCCGACGCGCCCACCGAACTCCGGCAGCCGATCGGCCCCGACATCCCGGTCACCGGCGCGGAACTCCTCTGGGCCGCCCGGCACGAACTCGCACTCACTGTCGACGACCTGCTCGACCGGCGCACCCGCATCGGTCTCGTCCCGGCGCACCGCGAGGCCGCACTGCCCACCGCGCGAGACGTCCTCGCGCTGGCCGCCGAGGCGTGA
- the pdxY gene encoding pyridoxal kinase PdxY codes for MKILSIQSSVAYGYVGNSAAAFPLQRLGHEVWPVLTVHFSNHTGYGAWRGPLLEPAQVAEVIDGIADRGVLGSADAVLSGYQGDPAMGAVILDAVDKVKAANPAAVYCCDPVMGDIGRGMFVRPGIPEYMRDIVVPRADIITPNHFELDFLAGRTTNSLTEVLAAVDVVRETGPRHVLVTSVLHGDVPEGSLEVVAVSDEGAWAVTTPLLPINPNGGGDVTAALYLAHLCTTGSPATALERTIASVFAVLEATLAAGTREIQLIAAQDAIADPPTRFTARRLR; via the coding sequence GTGAAGATCCTGTCCATCCAGTCTTCGGTCGCCTACGGCTACGTCGGCAACTCAGCGGCCGCCTTCCCCCTCCAGCGGCTCGGGCACGAGGTCTGGCCGGTGCTGACGGTCCACTTCTCCAACCACACGGGGTACGGCGCATGGCGCGGGCCGCTGCTGGAGCCGGCCCAGGTGGCGGAGGTGATCGATGGCATCGCGGACCGCGGGGTCCTCGGCAGCGCCGACGCGGTGCTGTCGGGCTACCAGGGCGACCCGGCGATGGGCGCGGTGATCCTCGACGCGGTGGACAAGGTCAAGGCGGCCAACCCGGCCGCCGTGTACTGCTGTGACCCGGTGATGGGCGACATCGGCCGCGGGATGTTCGTCCGGCCGGGTATCCCGGAGTACATGCGGGACATCGTCGTCCCGCGCGCCGACATCATCACCCCGAACCATTTCGAGCTGGACTTTCTCGCCGGCCGTACGACGAACTCCCTGACGGAGGTGCTGGCGGCGGTCGACGTGGTGCGCGAGACGGGGCCGCGGCACGTCCTGGTCACCAGCGTCCTGCACGGCGACGTGCCGGAGGGGTCACTGGAGGTGGTGGCTGTCTCGGACGAGGGCGCCTGGGCGGTCACCACGCCGCTGCTGCCGATCAACCCGAACGGCGGCGGCGACGTCACCGCGGCGCTGTACCTCGCGCATCTATGCACGACGGGCTCGCCCGCGACGGCGCTGGAACGCACCATCGCCTCCGTCTTCGCCGTCCTGGAGGCAACCCTCGCGGCGGGCACCCGGGAGATTCAACTGATCGCGGCCCAGGACGCGATCGCCGATCCGCCAACCAGGTTCACCGCCCGGCGCCTGCGCTGA
- a CDS encoding alpha/beta fold hydrolase, whose translation MFEGFDIPTSGATIHGRRGGSGPPVLLLHGIPETHLMWHRVAPQLAENHTVVVTDMRGWGDSSKPPSRADHEPYSMRAIARDQIEVMRSLGHERFRLVGHDRGARCAYRLALDEPDVVTRLAVLDVVPVGDVYDRADKTFSLSYWVWSFLAAPAPVPERFIDAAPAVLVDFMLDTWPEVKDAFPAEVRAAYVRQFSDPATVHAICEEFRAAATLDYQQDEADRGNRKIACPVLFLWSQQGQVAKLYDDPLGIWRQWSDDVRGGPVPVGHFIPEEAPEETARHLLDFLR comes from the coding sequence ATGTTCGAGGGGTTCGACATCCCGACGTCGGGGGCGACGATCCACGGACGCCGCGGCGGAAGCGGGCCCCCGGTTCTGCTCCTGCACGGCATTCCCGAGACGCACCTCATGTGGCATCGCGTAGCGCCGCAGCTTGCCGAGAACCACACCGTGGTCGTAACCGACATGCGCGGCTGGGGCGACAGCAGCAAACCGCCGAGCAGAGCCGATCACGAGCCGTACAGCATGCGAGCGATCGCCCGCGACCAGATCGAGGTCATGCGGAGTCTGGGTCATGAGCGGTTCAGGCTCGTCGGGCATGATCGCGGGGCACGGTGCGCCTACCGTCTCGCGCTCGACGAACCAGACGTCGTCACCCGGCTCGCCGTCCTGGACGTCGTGCCGGTCGGCGACGTGTACGACCGTGCCGACAAGACGTTCAGCCTCTCGTACTGGGTGTGGTCGTTCCTGGCGGCACCGGCGCCGGTGCCCGAGCGGTTCATCGACGCGGCGCCCGCCGTCCTCGTGGACTTCATGCTCGACACGTGGCCTGAGGTGAAGGACGCGTTCCCAGCCGAGGTGCGGGCCGCCTACGTCCGACAGTTCAGCGATCCCGCTACCGTCCACGCGATCTGCGAGGAATTCCGCGCCGCCGCCACGCTGGACTACCAGCAGGACGAGGCGGACCGAGGCAACCGGAAGATCGCGTGCCCCGTGCTGTTTCTCTGGAGTCAACAGGGTCAGGTCGCGAAGCTCTACGACGACCCGCTCGGCATCTGGAGGCAATGGTCCGACGACGTTCGCGGCGGGCCGGTCCCGGTTGGGCACTTCATTCCGGAAGAGGCTCCCGAGGAGACCGCACGGCACCTGCTGGATTTCCTGAGGTAG